Below is a genomic region from Stutzerimonas stutzeri.
AATCTGACCCAACTGACCAACCACACGCATGGCGTCCGGAGAAGCAATGACCACGTCATAGTTCAGGTCACCGCCCTTCATCTCGGCAGCCAGTTCATCCATGCCAACGCGGTCGGCGCCGGCAGCCAAAGCGGCCTCAGCAGCCGGCCCCTGCGTGAATACAGCAACACGAACGGTTTTACCGGTGCCGTTCGGCAGAACGGTAGCACCACGTACAACCTGATCGGACTTGCGAGGATCCACGCCCAGGTTAATGGCGATGTCGAAGGACTCGGTAAACTTGACAGCGGACAGCTGAGACAACAGCGTCGCGGCGTCTTCGAACGAGTACTGCTTGCCAGCTTCAATCTTCTCGGCGAAAGCCTTCTGGCGCTTGGTCAACTTAGCCATTACACACCCTCCACGTTCAGGCCCATGCTGCGTGCGGAGCCGGCGATGGTGCGCACGGCTGCCTCAAGATCAGCAGCGGTAAGATCGGCGTTCTTGGTCTTCGCGATCTCTTCCAGCTGAGCACGAGTAACGGTGCCGACTTTCTGGGTGTTCGGACGAGCAGAACCGCTAGTGATGCCTGCGGCCTTCTTCAGCAGAACGGCGGCAGGCGTACTCTTGGTCTCGAAGGTAAAGCTGCGATCGCTGTAGACGGTGATGATCACCGGAGTCGGCAGACCGGGCTCTTGACCTTGAGTGCGGGCATTGAATGCCTTGCAGAATTCCATGATGTTAACACCATGCTGACCCAGGGCAGGGCCAACTGGCGGCGACGGGTTGGCCTGACCGGCCTTTACCTGAAGCTTGATATAAGCTTGAATCTTCTTAGCCATAACTACTCCGTTCTGGGTGCTAGCGCCTTGCGGCTCCCCTGTTTGCCTGAATATCCCAGTGACGACAAAACCCCGCAGCCAGCAGCAGCGGGGTGTGGGATGCTTGTTTCAGCTAGACCTTTTCGACCTGACTGAACTCCAACTCTACCGGTGTCGAGCGACCAAAAATAAGCACCGCAACTTGAATCCGGCTCTTCTCGTAGTTGACTTCTTCGACGACGCCATTGAAGTCCGCGAAAGGGCCATCAGCCACGCGAACAACCTCACCCGGCTCGAATAGCGTCTTGGGTTTCGGCTTGTCGCTTCCATCCGCCACACGACGGAGAATCGCCTCGGCTTCCTTATCGGTAATCGGCGCCGGCTTGTCAGCCGTGCCACCGATAAAGCCCATCACGCGAGGCGTATCCTTGACCAAGTGCCATGCGCCTTCGGCCATATCCATCTGCACGAGCACGTAGCCGGGGAAGAACTTGCGCTCACTTTTGCGCTTCTGCCCGTTACGCATCTCAACCACTTCTTCAGTGGGGACCAGGATTTCGCCGAAATGATCTTCCATACCGGCAAGCTTTATACGCTCGACCAGCGAGCGCATGACGTGCTTCTCGTAACCCGAGTAAGCATGAACCACATACCAGCGCTTAGCCACGGAACACCCTTAACCTACAACCATGGAAACCAGCCAACCGAGCAGGGAATCAAGCCCCCACAACAGCAGCGCCATAACCAGCACAACAGCCACGACAATCAATGTGGTCTGAGTGGTTTCTTGACGGGTCGGCCAAACGACCTTGCGAATCTCAACGCGCGCCTCTTTCAACAGCACAAAGAAGGAGCGACCTTTTGACGTCTGCAGCGCCACATAAGCAGCGACCACAGCAAGCGCGAGCAACGCGAGAACTCTATACAGAATCGGCTCTGCGGAGTAAAACTGATTACCCACCACCGCCACAACAACCAAAGCAGCCACAACAAGCCACTTCACCAGATCGAAGCGCGTGTCCTTGGCTTCTGCTTTGACATTCATCTGCTAGAACCCTGTAAATACTGCCAAATTCGATATTGAAGTTGGCAGGCCAGGAGGGAATCGAACCCCCAACCTGCGGTTTTGGAGACCGCCGCTCTGCCAATTGAGCTACTGGCCTAACAAGAGTCAGGCCGACTATTATGCCGGCCCGAATGAATCAGATCAATCGATTATTCGATGATCTTCGCAACAACACCAGCACCGACGGTACGACCACCTTCACGAATCGCGAAGCGCAGGCCATCTTCCATCGCGATCGGAGCGATCAGAGTGACAACCATCTTGATGTTGTCGCCCGGCATGACCATCTCGACGCCTTCTGGCAGCTCGCAGTTACCGGTCACGTCCGTGGTACGGAAGTAGAACTGAGGACGGTAGCCCTTGAAGAATGGCGTATGACGACCGCCTTCCTCTTTGCTCAGCACGTATACCTCGCCCTCGAACTTGGTATGAGGCTTGATGGTGCCCGGCTTGGCCAGAACCTGCCCACGCTCGACGTCGTCACGCTTGGTACCGCGCAACAACACACCAACGTTCTCGCCGGCACGACCTTCATCGAGCAGCTTACGGAACATCTCAACGCCGGTGCAGGTGGTCTTGGTCGTCGCACGAATACCGACGATTTCGATCTCTTCCTGAACCTTGACGATGCCACGCTCGACACGTCCAGTCACAACAGTACCGCGACCCGAGATCGAGAATACGTCTTCAATCGGCATCAGGAACGGTTTGTCAATGGCACGCTCAGGCTCCGGAATATAGCTATCCAGAGTTTCGACCAGCTTGCGCACAGCCGACACACCCATCTCGTTGTCATCCTGGCCGTTCAGCGCCATCAGCGCGGAGCCGATGATGATCGGCGTGTCGTCACCCGGG
It encodes:
- the rplK gene encoding 50S ribosomal protein L11, whose translation is MAKKIQAYIKLQVKAGQANPSPPVGPALGQHGVNIMEFCKAFNARTQGQEPGLPTPVIITVYSDRSFTFETKSTPAAVLLKKAAGITSGSARPNTQKVGTVTRAQLEEIAKTKNADLTAADLEAAVRTIAGSARSMGLNVEGV
- the nusG gene encoding transcription termination/antitermination protein NusG, which produces MAKRWYVVHAYSGYEKHVMRSLVERIKLAGMEDHFGEILVPTEEVVEMRNGQKRKSERKFFPGYVLVQMDMAEGAWHLVKDTPRVMGFIGGTADKPAPITDKEAEAILRRVADGSDKPKPKTLFEPGEVVRVADGPFADFNGVVEEVNYEKSRIQVAVLIFGRSTPVELEFSQVEKV
- the tuf gene encoding elongation factor Tu, which translates into the protein MAKEKFERNKPHLNVGTIGHVDHGKTTLTAALTKVCAETWGGSARDFSQIDNAPEEKARGITINTSHVEYDSSIRHYAHVDCPGHADYVKNMITGAAQMDGAILVCSAADGPMPQTREHILLSRQVGVPYIVVFLNKADMVDDAELLELVEMEVRDLLSTYDFPGDDTPIIIGSALMALNGQDDNEMGVSAVRKLVETLDSYIPEPERAIDKPFLMPIEDVFSISGRGTVVTGRVERGIVKVQEEIEIVGIRATTKTTCTGVEMFRKLLDEGRAGENVGVLLRGTKRDDVERGQVLAKPGTIKPHTKFEGEVYVLSKEEGGRHTPFFKGYRPQFYFRTTDVTGNCELPEGVEMVMPGDNIKMVVTLIAPIAMEDGLRFAIREGGRTVGAGVVAKIIE
- the secE gene encoding preprotein translocase subunit SecE, encoding MNVKAEAKDTRFDLVKWLVVAALVVVAVVGNQFYSAEPILYRVLALLALAVVAAYVALQTSKGRSFFVLLKEARVEIRKVVWPTRQETTQTTLIVVAVVLVMALLLWGLDSLLGWLVSMVVG
- the rplA gene encoding 50S ribosomal protein L1, producing the protein MAKLTKRQKAFAEKIEAGKQYSFEDAATLLSQLSAVKFTESFDIAINLGVDPRKSDQVVRGATVLPNGTGKTVRVAVFTQGPAAEAALAAGADRVGMDELAAEMKGGDLNYDVVIASPDAMRVVGQLGQILGPRGLMPNPKVGTVTPDVATAVKNAKAGQVRFRTDKNGIIHTSVGKVGFEAAQLKQNVEALLSDLKRLKPSTSKGIYVKRVTLSTTMGPGLVIDQASLEA